In the Puntigrus tetrazona isolate hp1 chromosome 9, ASM1883169v1, whole genome shotgun sequence genome, one interval contains:
- the chmp2ba gene encoding charged multivesicular body protein 2Ba has protein sequence MASLFKKKTVDDIIKEQSKELRGTQRQITRDRAALERQERQMEMEIKKMAKTGNREACKILAKQLVQLRKQKNRTYAVSSKVTSMSTQTKVMNSQMKMAGAMSTTAKTMQTVNKRLDPKKTLQTMQDFQKENLKIGMTEDMINDTLDEIFDESGDEEESQDIVNQVLDEIGIEIAGKMVRAPSAGKILPGASPAKSKAATISDAEIERQLKALGMD, from the exons ATGGCATCGCTGTTTAAAAAGAAGACGGTTGACG ATATCATTAAAGAGCAGTCCAAAGAGCTGAGAGGCACCCAGAGACAAATCACCAGAGACAGAGCTGCCCTGGAGAGACAGGAGAGGCAAATG GAAATGGAAATCAAAAAAATGGCCAAGACTGGAAACCGAGAAGCCTGCAAGATCCTTGCCAAACAGCTCGTGCAGCTCAGAAAACAGAAGAACCGGACCTACGCCGTGAGCTCAAAGGTCACGTCCATGTCCACGCAGACCAAGGTCATGAACTCTCAGATGAAGATGGCTGGAGCCATGTCTACCACAGCGAAG aCTATGCAGACTGTCAATAAAAGATTGGACCCCAAGAAGACTCTACAGACGATGCAGGACTTCCAGAAGGAGAACTTAAAAATAGGAATGACGGAGGACATGA TCAACGATACGCTGGATGAGATTTTTGATGAATCGGGCGATGAGGAAGAAAGCCAGGACATCGTGAACCAGGTGCTGGATGAGATCGGCATAGAGATCGCAGGAAAG ATGGTAAGAGCCCCCTCAGCGGGAAAGATCCTCCCCGGCGCCTCCCCAGCAAAGTCTAAAGCGGCCACCATCTCAGACGCCGAGATCGAGAGACAGCTGAAGGCTCTGGGAATGGACTAA